In Mixophyes fleayi isolate aMixFle1 chromosome 11, aMixFle1.hap1, whole genome shotgun sequence, one DNA window encodes the following:
- the LOC142107373 gene encoding E3 ubiquitin/ISG15 ligase TRIM25-like: protein MASADLRQELDCSICLNIYTDPVTLRCGHNFCADCIDRVLDTQEGSGAYTCPECRAEYKKRPALIRNITLCNIVGSFLYIQPDQEETGIFCTYCVDSPVPAAKSCLHCEASLCDKHLRVHSKSAEHVLSDPTTTPGNRKCSVHRKILDFYCTDDSVCICAYCLIGEHRGHGVEMLDEASEKMKEKLRIVLHKLTTKREETEKRVQSLQERRRDNQENAAVVTEKVTALFRDIRRQLEDLEKRVLSEISRQEERFLLSVSDLIQQLEIKKDELSRKMRHIEELCNMSDPVTVLQEPDTCDLCDTEDNERHDNQVNSAGDLDAGLISGTLHTLSDIITGINTGIYVKEPADLLLDVNTAANNVHISGDMKTVSTSVNQNHPVTIERFQDKPLVLSTGSFSSGRYYWEVDVSKSVSWRVGMCYPSIARRGDQSLIGVNNKSWGLDRTGDKYSVIHNSRQIWLPDNIPCDRVRICLDYEAGQLSFYSLCDPIRHLHTFTATFTEPLHAALGVWKGCLMISGGVKTWEK, encoded by the coding sequence atggcgtctgctgatctgagacaggagctggactgttccatctgcctgaacatttatacagatcctgtaacactgagatgtggacacaacttctgcgcggactgtattgatcgtgtgctggatacacaggaggggtctggagcttatacctgtcctgaatgcagagcagagtaCAAGAAACGTCCTGCACTTATCAGGAACATAACTCTGTGTAACATAGTGGGGAGTTTCCTGTATATTCAACCAGATCAGGAGGAGACGGGGATCTTCTGTACTTACTGTGTGGactctcctgtacctgctgctaaatcctgtctgcactgtgaagcttctctgtgtgataaacacctgagagtacacagcaagtcagcagaacacgTCTTATCTGATCCCACCACTACTCCGGGGAACAGAAAATGCTCTGTCCATAGGAAGATCCTAGACTTTTACTGCACTGATGACTCTGTCTGTATCTGTGCCTACTGTCTGATTGGGGAACATAGAGGACATGGGGTGGAGATGCTGGATGAGGCCTCTGAGAAGATGAAGGAGAAACTGAGAATTGTTTTGCACAAACtgaccacaaagagagaggagactgagaaaagagtccagagtctgcaggagcgcaggagagacAACCAGGAAAATGCAGCTGTTGTAACAGAGAAagtcactgccctgtttagagacatcaggagacagctagaagacctagagaagagagtcctaagtgagatctccaggcaggaagagagatttttactctcagtctccgatctgatccagcagctggaaataaagaaggacgagctgtccaggaagatgcgtcacattgaggagctgtgtaacatgtctgatccagtgactgtcttacaggaaccagacacatgtgacttgtgtgatactgaggacaATGAGAGACATGATAACCAGGTCAATAGTGCAGGAGATCTGGATGCGGGTCTCATCTCAGGCACATTACAcacattatctgatataataacaggtataaatACAGGGATATATGTGAAGGAACCTGCAGACCTATTactggatgtaaacacagctgCTAATAATGTACATATATCAGGTGACATGAAAACTGTGTCCACGTCAGTAAACCAAAATCATCCAGTAACAATAGAGAGATTTCAGGATAAACCTCTTGTATTGAGCACCGGAAGCTTTTCCTCAGGACGATATTACTGGGAAGTGGATGTCAGTAAATCAGTGAGCTGGAGGGTtgggatgtgttatcccagtatagcCAGGAGAGGAGATCAGTCACTCATTGGAGTTAATAACAAGTCCTGGGGTTTGGATAGGACTGGTGATAAGTATTCAGTGATACATAACAGTAGACAGATCTGGTTacctgacaatattccctgtGATAGAGTGAGGATTTgtctggattatgaggctggacagctgtccttttattctctgtgtgaccctatcagacacttacacaccttcactgccaccttcactgagccccttcatgctgcgTTAGGTGTATGGAAAGGATGTTTAATGATATCTGGAGGAGTCAAGACCTGGGAGAAATGA